In Paenibacillus sp. J23TS9, a single genomic region encodes these proteins:
- the pgsA gene encoding CDP-diacylglycerol--glycerol-3-phosphate 3-phosphatidyltransferase, whose translation MNLPNRITIARICLIPVMMVFLLVDFSFYPEPLVWNSYELPLNQLIAVFIFIVAASTDGIDGYLARKNNMVTNLGKLLDPLADKLLVAAVLISLVEMGKCDSWIAVVIISREFAVTGLRQIALLDGSVVAASKWGKAKTVVQIIAIVLMLINNFPFGMIGVPLDIIATWAAALITIYSGIDYFVKNRHLLRLTNA comes from the coding sequence TTGAATCTGCCCAACCGTATTACCATTGCAAGAATTTGTCTGATTCCGGTCATGATGGTCTTTCTCCTGGTGGACTTTAGTTTCTATCCGGAACCTCTGGTCTGGAATTCTTACGAGCTGCCCCTGAATCAGCTGATCGCGGTATTCATTTTTATTGTGGCAGCCAGCACAGACGGTATAGACGGTTATTTGGCACGCAAGAACAACATGGTTACAAATTTGGGCAAGCTGCTTGACCCTTTGGCGGATAAGCTTCTTGTGGCAGCGGTACTGATTTCTCTTGTCGAGATGGGCAAATGCGATTCATGGATCGCTGTCGTCATCATCAGCCGTGAATTTGCGGTGACCGGGCTCCGGCAGATTGCTCTTCTGGACGGCTCTGTTGTTGCGGCAAGCAAGTGGGGGAAAGCTAAGACCGTGGTTCAGATTATTGCCATTGTGTTGATGCTTATCAACAACTTCCCATTTGGAATGATCGGAGTTCCGCTTGATATCATTGCAACATGGGCGGCTGCTTTGATTACGATTTATTCAGGAATCGATTATTTTGTGAAAAACAGACATTTGCTTCGGCTAACCAATGCATAA
- a CDS encoding YajQ family cyclic di-GMP-binding protein: MSSENSFDIVSKFDLQEMNNAISQAEREIETRFDFKGSKSSLKLDKDALVIVSDDEYKLNAVIDILQTKMIKRGLSLKNVDYGKIEPASMGTVRQRITLKQGIDQENAKKINVLIRDSKLKIKSQIQGDQIRVTGKSRDDLQAIMQLLRKADLSLDLQFTNLKS; encoded by the coding sequence ATGAGTTCAGAAAATTCATTCGATATCGTTTCCAAATTTGATTTGCAGGAAATGAATAATGCCATCAGTCAGGCGGAGAGGGAGATTGAGACCCGCTTTGATTTTAAAGGCAGCAAAAGCAGCCTGAAGCTGGATAAGGACGCCTTGGTCATCGTTTCAGACGATGAATACAAACTGAATGCCGTTATTGACATTCTGCAAACAAAAATGATTAAAAGAGGTCTTTCGCTTAAAAATGTGGATTACGGTAAAATCGAGCCGGCTTCCATGGGGACAGTGCGTCAGCGTATTACCTTGAAGCAAGGGATTGACCAAGAGAATGCCAAGAAGATCAACGTGCTGATCCGTGACTCCAAGCTGAAGATTAAGAGTCAGATCCAAGGCGATCAGATTCGTGTTACTGGCAAAAGCAGAGATGACCTCCAGGCGATTATGCAGCTTTTGCGCAAGGCAGATTTGTCACTCGATTTGCAGTTTACAAATTTGAAATCCTAG
- a CDS encoding RodZ family helix-turn-helix domain-containing protein, with product MSELGQQLREARLQKGMSLDDVQEMTKIRKRYLEAIEAGDYKVLPGSFYVRAFIKTYAETVGLDPDLLLEGHKQETPPEPEPTMEPVIQKRSSNRSSERNVKWLPTTLMWIFPILIIVVIYWYANNATHTKSVNVDQSKVTDKQQDPSKTPDVTNPPATDPGKTAEGTDNTTPGEKTPDGGTAGGDQTTTPPDNTTAPGDTTTPDNSTTTPPGDQTVTVQKDGKKGKDTIFKVAAAQGTPVTVEIKATGKSWLEVYKGENIHGEKLTFGNTQDGDTKTFTLDSSGLYIKSGYSPATTITVGGQTITDGKSTSRIVLQAVDPGSLNTTGDQSSESNSNSTDNSSSTGSKP from the coding sequence ATGTCCGAACTGGGACAACAGTTAAGAGAAGCCAGACTGCAGAAGGGCATGAGTCTGGATGATGTTCAGGAAATGACAAAAATCCGCAAAAGATATTTGGAAGCCATCGAAGCAGGGGATTACAAGGTGCTCCCCGGCAGTTTTTACGTGAGGGCTTTTATTAAAACATACGCTGAAACGGTAGGTCTGGATCCGGATCTACTCCTGGAGGGCCATAAGCAGGAGACGCCTCCGGAGCCGGAGCCGACGATGGAGCCGGTCATTCAGAAGCGCAGCAGCAACCGTTCATCAGAACGCAATGTCAAATGGCTGCCTACGACATTGATGTGGATTTTTCCCATTCTGATTATCGTTGTTATTTATTGGTACGCGAACAATGCAACCCATACGAAATCGGTGAACGTTGACCAGTCGAAGGTAACAGACAAACAGCAGGATCCTTCAAAAACCCCGGATGTGACGAATCCGCCAGCGACAGATCCAGGTAAAACCGCTGAGGGTACGGATAACACGACACCGGGCGAAAAGACGCCTGATGGAGGGACAGCGGGTGGAGATCAAACCACCACACCTCCGGATAACACGACTGCACCGGGTGACACGACTACACCGGATAACAGCACCACGACGCCTCCTGGGGATCAGACCGTTACAGTTCAAAAGGATGGCAAAAAGGGCAAAGATACAATCTTTAAGGTTGCCGCTGCTCAAGGTACTCCGGTGACCGTTGAAATTAAGGCTACCGGTAAGAGCTGGCTGGAAGTATATAAAGGTGAAAATATTCACGGTGAGAAGCTAACATTTGGCAACACTCAAGACGGGGATACGAAGACCTTTACTCTCGATTCGTCGGGCTTATACATTAAATCCGGTTATTCGCCTGCCACAACGATTACAGTAGGCGGTCAAACCATTACAGATGGCAAATCGACATCCCGTATAGTGCTTCAAGCGGTTGATCCAGGCAGCTTGAACACAACGGGTGATCAATCAAGCGAGAGTAATTCAAACAGCACGGATAACAGCAGTTCAACAGGCAGCAAACCTTGA
- a CDS encoding DUF3388 domain-containing protein has protein sequence MEYRIHKNRPGLLGDIASLLGMLEVNILTINGVEGKTRGMLLETNDDEKIALMGAMLKKVDNITVCALREPKLVDILAVRHGRYIDRDSDDRKTFRFTRDELGLLVDFLGELFKKSGNQVIGLRGMPRVGKTESIIAGSVCAMKRWTFVSSTLLRQTVRSQLSEDEMNPGNVFIIDGIVSTIRSNERHYNLLQDIMGMPCTKVIEHPDVFVQESEYTFDDFDIIVELRNNPNEEIIYDTFTSSYNDDI, from the coding sequence ATGGAGTACAGGATACATAAGAACCGTCCGGGTCTGCTCGGAGATATTGCATCTCTGCTTGGTATGCTGGAGGTTAATATATTAACGATTAACGGCGTGGAAGGTAAAACCCGGGGAATGCTGCTTGAGACAAATGATGATGAGAAGATTGCCCTTATGGGGGCTATGCTGAAAAAGGTTGATAACATCACGGTTTGCGCACTTCGTGAACCTAAATTGGTCGATATTCTCGCTGTGCGGCACGGGCGCTATATCGACCGTGATTCGGATGACCGGAAAACTTTTCGGTTTACCCGGGACGAGCTGGGATTACTTGTTGATTTTTTGGGTGAATTATTTAAGAAGAGTGGTAATCAGGTCATCGGTCTCCGCGGGATGCCGCGGGTCGGTAAGACAGAATCAATCATCGCAGGCAGTGTTTGCGCTATGAAGCGCTGGACGTTTGTATCCTCGACTTTGCTCCGTCAAACGGTCAGAAGCCAGCTCTCCGAAGATGAAATGAATCCGGGAAATGTCTTTATTATCGATGGGATCGTCAGTACGATTCGCTCAAACGAACGCCATTATAATTTGCTGCAGGATATTATGGGCATGCCTTGTACGAAGGTAATCGAGCATCCCGATGTTTTTGTCCAGGAATCTGAATATACGTTTGATGATTTTGATATCATTGTTGAGCTTCGAAACAACCCTAATGAAGAAATCATTTATGATACTTTTACCAGTTCCTACAATGACGACATTTAA
- a CDS encoding DUF3243 domain-containing protein, producing MTVLKNFDTWKKFLGERVVQAEKMGMSEDTIASLAYEIGDFLDEKVDPQNLSNRALKELWEVGNKEERHTIARLMVKLAKKNA from the coding sequence ATGACCGTACTCAAGAATTTTGATACCTGGAAAAAGTTTCTGGGAGAGCGCGTCGTACAAGCCGAGAAAATGGGGATGAGCGAAGATACCATCGCCAGCCTCGCTTACGAAATTGGTGACTTTTTGGATGAAAAAGTAGATCCGCAAAACTTATCCAATCGCGCACTGAAAGAGTTATGGGAAGTCGGCAACAAAGAAGAGCGTCATACGATTGCCCGCTTGATGGTCAAGCTTGCGAAGAAAAATGCATAG
- the ymfI gene encoding elongation factor P 5-aminopentanone reductase has product MGSMGEESFVKALQDTTVLITGASRGIGAAIAERFAQVGMNVIIHYGASHEAANDVARRCMQHGAKVLTVTADLKDNQQILRMRDKLKSHDLMPDILINNAGISHYGMLADVTEEQWDEVMSVNLKGLFLCTQAFMPYMISQRYGRIINMSSVWGISGASCEVLYSTTKGGINAFTKALAKELAPSGVTVNAVAPGAVNTQMLGHLDAEEKRMLEEEIPAGRLATPDEISSLVYFLALPESGYINGQVISPNGGWIT; this is encoded by the coding sequence ATGGGCAGCATGGGAGAGGAAAGCTTTGTAAAGGCATTACAGGATACGACTGTTTTGATCACGGGCGCAAGCAGGGGAATCGGCGCTGCGATAGCCGAGCGTTTTGCGCAGGTTGGCATGAATGTCATCATCCATTACGGCGCTTCCCATGAAGCGGCCAATGATGTCGCCCGGCGCTGTATGCAGCATGGAGCCAAGGTGTTGACGGTCACAGCGGATCTTAAAGACAACCAGCAAATTCTGCGTATGCGGGATAAGCTTAAAAGCCATGATCTTATGCCAGACATTCTGATTAATAACGCCGGCATCTCCCATTACGGGATGCTGGCGGATGTGACAGAAGAGCAGTGGGATGAGGTTATGTCGGTAAATTTAAAAGGCTTGTTTTTGTGCACACAGGCGTTTATGCCATACATGATTTCTCAGCGCTACGGCCGTATCATTAATATGTCCTCCGTGTGGGGCATCTCCGGTGCTTCTTGTGAAGTGTTGTATTCCACCACGAAAGGTGGGATAAACGCTTTTACCAAAGCATTAGCGAAGGAGCTGGCACCTTCAGGTGTGACGGTGAATGCCGTTGCCCCAGGAGCTGTCAATACTCAAATGCTTGGGCATCTCGATGCGGAGGAGAAGCGCATGCTTGAGGAAGAAATTCCTGCAGGAAGGCTGGCTACACCGGATGAAATTTCATCCCTTGTCTACTTCCTGGCTTTACCTGAATCCGGATATATAAACGGCCAGGTGATCAGCCCCAACGGGGGCTGGATTACCTGA
- the yfmH gene encoding EF-P 5-aminopentanol modification-associated protein YfmH, with translation MEKLQFDNLQETLYKEVMDNGLHVYVLPKPGFQKMYATFATKYGSVDNHFRVEGQEEISVPDGIAHFLEHKMFEEPEGDIFATFATNGASANAFTSFDQTVYLFSATEKINTNLETLINFVQNPYFTDQNVEKEKGIIGQEINMYLDNADWRVYFGLIEAMYKIHPVHIDIAGTVESISTITKETLYTCYNAFYHPSNMLLFVVGGVKPEEIFELVRSNQAAKSYKPQGDIERIFDPEKVEVAEKRHISKLAVSMPKCLFGFKEKHVGATGSGLLRRDLTSKIMLDLLFGSSTELYQKLYDEDLISDSFSHEYNSSPQYAFSAAGGDTADPDKLLARVREEVDKILQNGFTEDDFERARKKKIGGYLRMLNSPENIAHEFTRYQFRDCDFFSVVEAYESITLKEVNDRLHEHIDWEQLAVSIVVNP, from the coding sequence GTGGAAAAACTTCAGTTCGACAACTTGCAGGAAACCTTATATAAGGAAGTTATGGACAACGGGCTTCATGTGTATGTGCTGCCAAAACCGGGTTTTCAAAAAATGTATGCGACATTTGCAACGAAATACGGTTCAGTGGATAACCATTTCCGCGTGGAGGGACAGGAAGAAATATCAGTGCCTGACGGGATTGCCCATTTTCTGGAGCATAAAATGTTCGAGGAGCCTGAAGGCGATATCTTTGCAACCTTTGCCACCAACGGGGCATCCGCCAATGCGTTTACGAGCTTTGACCAAACGGTCTACTTGTTCTCCGCTACCGAGAAAATTAATACCAACCTGGAAACACTCATTAATTTTGTGCAGAACCCTTATTTCACCGATCAGAATGTGGAGAAAGAAAAGGGGATCATCGGACAAGAGATCAATATGTATTTGGACAATGCGGATTGGCGGGTGTACTTCGGCTTAATTGAAGCAATGTACAAAATCCATCCAGTTCATATTGATATCGCGGGCACGGTGGAATCGATCAGCACCATTACAAAAGAAACGCTGTATACATGCTACAACGCATTTTACCATCCGAGTAATATGCTGCTGTTCGTCGTGGGCGGTGTGAAGCCTGAGGAAATATTCGAGCTTGTGCGCTCTAACCAGGCAGCGAAGAGCTATAAACCGCAAGGTGACATTGAACGCATTTTCGATCCGGAGAAGGTGGAAGTTGCAGAGAAACGCCACATTTCCAAATTGGCCGTATCCATGCCGAAATGCTTGTTCGGATTTAAGGAAAAGCATGTGGGAGCCACCGGAAGTGGTCTGCTTCGCCGTGACTTGACGAGTAAAATCATGCTGGATCTGCTTTTTGGCTCGAGTACAGAGCTTTATCAGAAGCTGTATGATGAGGATCTGATCTCCGACAGCTTCTCGCATGAATACAACAGCTCGCCACAATATGCGTTCTCTGCAGCTGGCGGAGACACCGCGGATCCGGATAAGCTGCTGGCTAGAGTGCGTGAGGAAGTCGATAAAATCCTCCAGAACGGATTCACGGAAGATGATTTTGAACGGGCACGCAAAAAGAAAATCGGCGGTTATCTGCGCATGCTCAACTCGCCGGAAAATATTGCTCATGAGTTTACCCGCTATCAGTTCCGCGACTGCGATTTCTTCTCCGTGGTCGAAGCGTATGAGTCCATCACGTTAAAAGAAGTCAATGACCGGCTGCATGAGCATATCGATTGGGAACAGCTGGCAGTATCGATTGTGGTGAATCCTTAA
- the yfmF gene encoding EF-P 5-aminopentanol modification-associated protein YfmF — translation MNKTAFQHGNTGRMRIHVLPTKRFKTFAISLYAGIPLAEDTVTATALTPFVLRRGTESYPETRQFREQLEQMYGAGFGFDVYKRGNYQMVQFRMDTINDSFVKSEDSLLESSFAFLGEVVTRPVLEDGHFRSSYVQAEKENVRKKLEAIVNDKIRYASERCIEEMCRNEPYRLHPLGQRSDLDQITPENLYKCYQQWLDTASMDLYVAGDTTLEEVKELVNKHFAFSSDSNDVSYKQETSTREADEVRTVVEKMEVSQGKLNMGLRTSITYSDEQYAAALMYNGILGGYPHSKLFMNVREKESLAYYASSRYDGHKGIGTIQSGIEVQNYEKALEIIKKQLDEMRSGQITDLEMSQTKAMIRNLLLEIDDSAFEMIAYDFNRQFSGKDRPRAELLQQVEAIQIEDVKAAAATFELDTIYFLKGQKEE, via the coding sequence TTGAATAAAACAGCATTTCAACATGGAAATACGGGGCGTATGCGGATTCACGTCCTGCCTACGAAACGCTTCAAAACATTTGCCATATCGCTATATGCGGGCATCCCGCTTGCAGAGGATACGGTAACAGCAACGGCCTTGACTCCATTTGTATTAAGACGCGGAACGGAGTCCTATCCTGAAACAAGACAGTTCCGTGAACAGCTGGAGCAGATGTACGGAGCGGGCTTTGGATTTGATGTATATAAAAGAGGCAACTATCAGATGGTTCAGTTCCGCATGGATACCATTAATGATTCCTTTGTCAAAAGTGAAGACAGTCTGCTGGAATCTTCTTTTGCTTTTCTTGGGGAAGTGGTTACGCGGCCTGTACTCGAAGACGGCCATTTCCGAAGCAGCTATGTGCAGGCAGAGAAAGAGAACGTTCGCAAAAAGCTCGAGGCGATTGTGAATGATAAAATCAGATATGCTTCAGAACGGTGCATTGAGGAAATGTGCCGCAATGAGCCTTACCGGCTCCATCCTCTCGGTCAGCGTTCGGATCTCGACCAAATCACACCCGAGAATCTTTATAAATGTTATCAGCAGTGGCTGGATACTGCGAGCATGGATTTATATGTGGCTGGCGATACGACGCTTGAGGAAGTGAAGGAGCTCGTAAATAAACATTTTGCATTCTCCTCTGATTCGAATGATGTATCCTACAAGCAGGAAACCTCAACCCGTGAAGCGGATGAAGTACGGACTGTCGTTGAAAAAATGGAGGTCAGCCAAGGCAAACTGAATATGGGACTGCGCACATCCATTACATATTCCGATGAGCAATATGCGGCTGCGCTGATGTACAACGGAATTTTGGGAGGCTATCCGCATTCCAAGCTCTTTATGAATGTTCGTGAAAAGGAAAGTTTGGCTTATTACGCATCTTCTCGCTACGACGGTCATAAAGGCATCGGAACGATTCAGTCGGGTATCGAGGTACAGAACTACGAAAAGGCGCTGGAGATCATTAAAAAGCAGCTGGATGAAATGCGTTCCGGTCAGATTACCGATCTTGAAATGTCGCAAACTAAGGCGATGATTCGTAATTTACTGCTTGAAATCGATGACTCTGCCTTCGAAATGATCGCATATGATTTTAACCGTCAATTTTCTGGCAAGGACCGCCCGCGCGCAGAGCTGCTGCAGCAGGTTGAAGCGATTCAGATTGAGGACGTTAAGGCTGCCGCAGCTACCTTTGAGCTGGATACGATCTATTTCCTGAAGGGGCAGAAGGAGGAATAA
- the sleB gene encoding spore cortex-lytic enzyme: MKKAKLWIIFGLLVLLSAAVFAGLQPRMKDRAIADKQPVSEEAVPTFGTTILKYGSSGQDIYELQGRLKFLGFYYGKIDGQYGWATLKSVKWFQSEFGMKADGTVGAKTKLKLYNATKNWKPSESAAGKGQTAAENKGNEGNGKTEPTASANTMGLSENDLKIMANAVYGESRGEPFEGQVAVAAVILNRVKSPSFPNTPHGVIFQPGAFTAVADGQIYLEPNETARKAVQQALNGWDPSGGCLYYFNPKTATSKWIWSRPQVKTIGQHIFCM, translated from the coding sequence ATGAAAAAAGCAAAATTGTGGATCATTTTTGGACTCTTGGTCCTTTTGTCAGCTGCGGTATTTGCAGGGCTTCAGCCTCGAATGAAGGATAGGGCCATAGCCGATAAACAACCTGTTTCAGAAGAAGCCGTGCCAACCTTTGGAACAACGATCCTGAAGTATGGTTCCTCCGGACAGGATATCTACGAGCTGCAGGGACGCTTGAAATTCCTCGGTTTCTATTATGGAAAGATTGATGGTCAGTATGGCTGGGCCACATTGAAGTCAGTAAAATGGTTCCAATCTGAATTTGGTATGAAAGCGGATGGTACGGTAGGTGCGAAGACGAAGCTGAAGCTGTATAACGCAACGAAAAACTGGAAGCCTTCCGAGTCTGCTGCAGGCAAGGGTCAAACGGCTGCAGAAAATAAAGGAAATGAAGGGAACGGCAAAACCGAACCAACGGCTTCCGCCAATACAATGGGATTATCAGAAAATGATCTGAAGATTATGGCTAATGCAGTATATGGGGAATCCAGAGGAGAGCCCTTTGAGGGCCAGGTGGCAGTAGCTGCCGTTATTCTAAACCGGGTAAAATCGCCGAGCTTCCCTAATACTCCTCATGGGGTCATATTCCAGCCGGGAGCTTTCACGGCGGTAGCCGACGGCCAGATTTACCTGGAGCCAAATGAGACCGCTCGTAAAGCTGTTCAGCAGGCGCTGAATGGATGGGATCCATCAGGGGGCTGTCTGTATTACTTCAACCCGAAAACGGCGACTTCGAAGTGGATCTGGTCCCGCCCGCAGGTCAAAACCATCGGACAGCATATCTTCTGTATGTAA
- a CDS encoding helix-turn-helix domain-containing protein encodes MKKYNISVEATLEVIGGKWKCVILCHLTYGKKRTSDLRRLMPNITQKMLTQQLRELEEDGIVNRIVYNQVPPKVEYELSEYGWSLQSILDSLCAWGERHIVREYGDKFIVLEDNILNKPQEPVTEG; translated from the coding sequence ATGAAAAAATATAATATTTCTGTAGAAGCGACGCTTGAGGTGATCGGAGGGAAATGGAAATGTGTCATCCTATGCCATTTAACATACGGCAAAAAGCGGACAAGTGATTTACGCCGTCTTATGCCGAATATCACACAGAAAATGCTGACGCAGCAGCTTAGGGAGCTGGAGGAGGATGGGATTGTGAACAGGATTGTATACAATCAGGTTCCACCCAAGGTCGAATACGAGCTCAGCGAATATGGCTGGAGTCTTCAGTCCATTTTGGATTCTCTCTGCGCATGGGGAGAGCGGCATATTGTAAGGGAGTACGGAGATAAATTCATCGTGCTTGAAGATAACATATTGAACAAGCCTCAAGAACCTGTAACCGAAGGGTAA
- a CDS encoding MFS transporter, with amino-acid sequence MPQGNKKSMFALLALAISAYAIGTTEFISVGLLPLIARDLNISVTLTGLTVTLYALGVTFGAPVLTSLTMGMSRKKLLIGIMLVFIAGNSTAALSGGIAMLLVGRIISALAHGVFMSIGTTIAADMVPENRRASAIAILFSGLTIATVTGVPLGTFIGQQMGWRAAFFTIAIIGVIALIANMILIPKHLRKGTKTPVKEQLKLVTNSRLLLAFLITALGYGGTFVVFTYLSPLLHNITGFKESTVALILLLYGIAIAIGNVIGGKAANRKPLSALLVMFSLQAVVLLVLTFTAPFKVASLITIFVMGLLAFMNVPGLQAYVVMLAERFAPKAVDVASAVNIAAFNAGIALGAYLGGVITDTIGIVHTGWVGAVMVAAAVLLTGWSQLLQRKDALYEVQNNKESI; translated from the coding sequence ATGCCACAAGGCAACAAAAAAAGCATGTTTGCACTTTTGGCATTAGCCATCAGTGCATATGCAATCGGAACAACCGAATTTATCAGTGTAGGTTTGCTTCCCCTCATTGCAAGGGATTTGAATATATCGGTTACCTTAACGGGCTTAACTGTTACTTTGTATGCTCTTGGAGTTACTTTCGGTGCCCCTGTACTGACTTCGCTCACGATGGGGATGTCCCGAAAGAAGCTGTTAATTGGAATCATGCTTGTGTTTATAGCAGGTAATAGCACAGCCGCATTATCGGGAGGCATTGCCATGCTGCTGGTGGGACGCATCATATCCGCCCTGGCACACGGCGTCTTCATGTCGATTGGTACAACCATTGCTGCCGATATGGTGCCTGAAAACCGCCGAGCCAGCGCTATCGCGATCCTGTTCTCAGGACTTACGATTGCTACGGTGACCGGTGTGCCGCTGGGCACTTTTATCGGCCAACAAATGGGATGGCGCGCTGCCTTCTTTACCATTGCCATTATTGGAGTCATCGCTCTGATCGCAAACATGATCCTGATTCCCAAGCATTTGCGGAAAGGCACAAAAACGCCTGTGAAAGAACAGTTAAAGCTGGTCACGAACAGCCGTCTGCTGCTTGCCTTTTTAATAACTGCTCTTGGTTATGGGGGTACTTTCGTCGTCTTTACTTATTTATCCCCGCTGCTTCACAATATAACAGGATTTAAAGAATCAACGGTAGCCTTGATCCTTTTGCTTTACGGTATTGCGATCGCAATCGGGAATGTCATCGGCGGTAAAGCCGCTAATCGGAAGCCATTATCAGCACTGCTGGTGATGTTCTCCCTACAGGCTGTGGTCCTGCTGGTGCTCACTTTTACAGCGCCCTTCAAAGTTGCCTCCCTGATCACCATCTTCGTGATGGGACTGCTGGCTTTTATGAATGTCCCTGGGCTGCAAGCTTATGTCGTCATGCTGGCGGAACGGTTCGCTCCAAAAGCAGTGGATGTGGCCTCAGCCGTAAACATTGCCGCATTCAATGCAGGAATCGCACTCGGAGCCTATTTAGGCGGAGTCATTACGGATACAATAGGTATCGTTCATACCGGCTGGGTTGGGGCTGTGATGGTTGCAGCCGCCGTACTTCTCACAGGCTGGAGCCAATTATTACAAAGAAAAGATGCTTTATATGAAGTACAAAATAACAAGGAATCAATATAA
- a CDS encoding aldo/keto reductase has protein sequence MKLHLQSTTKLHNGVDMPWLGLGVFKVEEGADLVEAIKAAIKHGYRSIDTAAAYANESGVGQGIHEALAENGLSRKDLFVTSKVWNSDQGYEETLAAFDTSLSKLGLNYLDLYLIHWPVAGKYRDTWRAMEKLYKDGRVKAIGVSNFQVHHLEDLLQDAEIKPMINQVEFHPYLTQKELLTFTREHGIQLEAWSPLMQGELLTQPVLQEIAGKHGKSVAQVILRWDLQNGVVTIPKSIKEHRIIENASLFDFELTSTEMEQIDALNQDHRVGPDPDNFDF, from the coding sequence ATGAAACTGCATCTTCAAAGCACAACAAAACTTCACAACGGAGTGGACATGCCTTGGCTTGGGCTTGGCGTATTTAAGGTGGAAGAAGGAGCAGATCTAGTTGAAGCAATTAAGGCAGCCATTAAACATGGATATCGGAGTATTGATACGGCAGCTGCCTATGCCAATGAGAGCGGTGTGGGGCAAGGAATCCACGAAGCCCTTGCAGAGAACGGTCTATCCAGAAAGGATCTGTTCGTCACGTCAAAAGTATGGAACAGCGATCAGGGTTATGAAGAGACACTCGCCGCCTTTGACACAAGCTTGTCCAAACTCGGTCTGAATTACCTGGATCTTTATCTCATTCACTGGCCTGTAGCGGGCAAGTATAGGGACACCTGGAGAGCAATGGAAAAGCTTTATAAAGACGGTCGCGTTAAAGCGATTGGCGTAAGTAATTTCCAAGTCCATCATTTAGAAGACTTGCTTCAGGACGCTGAGATCAAACCAATGATAAATCAAGTCGAATTCCATCCTTATCTGACACAAAAGGAGCTGCTTACCTTCACTCGTGAGCATGGGATTCAGCTTGAGGCCTGGTCACCGTTGATGCAGGGAGAGCTGTTAACTCAGCCTGTTCTGCAGGAAATCGCAGGCAAGCATGGCAAGTCAGTCGCTCAAGTGATCCTGCGCTGGGATCTTCAAAACGGAGTCGTTACCATTCCGAAATCAATCAAGGAACACCGGATTATCGAAAATGCTTCTCTATTCGACTTTGAGCTGACTAGCACAGAGATGGAACAAATTGATGCTCTGAATCAAGATCATCGCGTCGGTCCAGACCCTGACAACTTTGATTTCTAA